The following coding sequences lie in one Arachis ipaensis cultivar K30076 chromosome B05, Araip1.1, whole genome shotgun sequence genomic window:
- the LOC107644677 gene encoding uncharacterized protein LOC107644677 (The sequence of the model RefSeq protein was modified relative to this genomic sequence to represent the inferred CDS: added 43 bases not found in genome assembly), with product MSGVPKRPHDETVHQSSKHPHEDSGAYSKLIPSVSGEHHLPYDIGQDSRAAKTLRAEPRDADRRSPLHSVYRMPSSFNDSHADHATGTENRIESKDLKENRDLRFENRDTKAEKELPGEARRDSQIAKSEKDVRVEGRSDDNKDTRHDQDIYNDSTSDIKKDKDGFGVVSSHLNWKESKEYRGKRYPDVPSGSLDPWHISRGNTPIEVGKQRMDSSTAEERDYLEAHEAVGENKIDSKSEDRFKDRKRRDVKHRELGDKEKERSDHRNIMQVNNTSGEGKEPSKEERDVEKWDKERKDLPKERDNSKDREKDNLKRELWNGMEKEVSNNEKELGDGSAKITEKEPEQKKLKDADSWKNVDREGRERRKERDGDVEGDRPEKRSKFDKQSEDGSADGEETGDKEREVHNYNVQHRKRIQRSRGSPQLVNREPRFRSHGQHDDESQGKTEVTSVVYRAGESMQELIKLWDDYASSQSQVEKNGECSNSGPTLEIRIPAENVTATNRQVRGGQLWGTDVYTYDSDLVAVLMHTGYCRPTASPPPTAIQELRATIRVLPRQDCYISTLRNNVRSRAWGAATIGCSYRVERCCIVKRGGGTIDLEPCLTHTSTIEPTLAPVAVERTMTTRAAASNALRQQRFVREVTIQYNLCNEPWIKYSISIVADKGLKKALYTSARLKKGEVLYLETHSCRYELGFAGEKMVKTTPSSQLHNPDAEKSQNHHHSANGDKADSDSVMIDVFRWSRCKKPLPQKVMRTIGIPLPPEHVEVLEENLDWEDVQWSQTGVWIAGKEYTLARVHFLSMN from the exons ATGAGTGGTGTACCTAAGAGACCTCATGATGAGACTGTTCATCAATCTTCAAAGCACCCACATGAAGATTCTGGTGCATATTCAAAGTTAATTCCATCAGTTTCCGGTGAGCACCATCTTCCTTATGATATAGGTCAAGATTCCCGTG ATCACCTCTTCACTCAGTGTATCGGATGCCATCATCTTTCAATGATTCCCATGCAGATCATGCCACTGGAACTGAGAATAGGATAGAATCAAAGGATCTAAAGGAAAATAGAGATCTCCGGTTTGAGAATCGTGATACAAAGGCAGAGAAGGAGTTGCCTGGTGAAGCAAGAAGGGATTCTCAGATTGCTAAGAGTGAGAAGGATGTGCGTGTTGAAGGTAGATCAGATGACAACAAGGATACTAGACATGATCAGGATATTTATAATGATTCAACCAGTGACATTAAAAAAGACAAGGATGGCTTTGGTGTGGTAAGCAGCCACTTGAATTGGAAAGAATCAAAAGAATACAGGGGGAAAAGATATCCTGATGTTCCAAGTGGAAGTTTGGACCCTTGGCATATTTCACGGGGGAATACACCAATTGAAGTTGGGAAGCAGAGGATGGACAGCTCGACAGCAGAAGAAAGGGACTATTTGGAAGCTCATGAGGCTGTTGGGGAAAACAAAATTGACTCTAAAAGCGAAGATAGATTCAAAGACAGAAAGAGAAGGGATGTAAAGCATCGCGAGTTGGGGgacaaggaaaaagaaagaagtgATCACAGAAATATTATGCAGGTTAACAATACTAGTGGTGAAGGCAAAGAACCCTCCAAAGAAGAGAGAGATGTAGAAAAATGGGACAAGGAGAGGAAAGATCTTCCAAAAGAAAGAGATAATtcaaaagatagagaaaaagATAATCTCAAAAGGGAATTATGGAATGGAATGGAGAAAGAAGTTTCAAATAATGAGAAGGAGCTTGGTGATGGATCCGCAAAAATCACAGAGAAAGAACCAGAACAGAAGAAACTAAAAGATGCTGACAGCTGGAAAAATGTTGACAGAGAAGGTAGAGAGAGGAGGAAAGAAAGGGATGGTGATGTGGAGGGAGATAGGCCTGAAAAACGCAGTAAATTTGACAAGCAATCAGAAGATGGCAGTGCTGATGGGGAAGAGACAGGAGATAAGGAGAGGGAAGTCCACAACTATAATGTTCAACATCGTAAGAGGATACAAAGATCAAGGGGAAGCCCTCAGTTGGTCAATCGCGAGCCTCGTTTTAGATCCCATGGCCAACATGATGACGA GTCTCAAG GTAAAACAGAAGTAACTTCTGTTGTTTATAGAGCTGGTGAAAGCATGCAAGAGCTGATAAAGTTGTGGGATGATTATGCATCATCTCAATCTCAAGTGGAGAAAAATGGTGAATGCTCTAATAGTGGCCCTACTCTTGAGATTCGGATACCAGCTGAGAATGTTACTGCTACAAACCGCCAA GTCAGAGGTGGCCAGCTATGGGGAACTGATGTCTACACATATGACTCAGATCTTGTTGCAG TTCTCATGCATACAGGTTACTGTCGCCCAACAGCTTCTCCGCCTCCAACGGCTATACAAGAGTTGCGTGCAACCATTCGTGTGCTACCAAGACAGGATT GCTATATTTCTACCCTAAGAAACAATGTACGTTCCCGTGCCTGGGGTGCTGCAACAATTGGTTGTAGTTATAGAGTTGAGCGGTGTTGCATAGTGAAG AGAGGAGGTGGAACGATTGATCTTGAACCGTGCCTTACGCATACATCAACCATCGAGCCAACCCTTGCACCAGTAGCTGTTGAGCGGACAATGACCACCAGGGCTGCAGCTTCG AATGCATTGCGGCAGCAAAGATTTGTTAGGGAAGTCACAATACAGTACAACCTATGCAATGAACCTTG GATTAAATATAGTATAAGCATTGTTGCTGACAAGGGTCTCAAAAAGGCACTTTATACATCTGCTCGGTTGAAGAAGGGGGAAGTTTTGTATCTAGAGACGCACTCATGCAG ATATGAACTTGGTTTTGCCGGAGAGAAAATGGTCAAGACTACACCCAGCAGTCAGTTGCATAACCCAGATGCAGAAAAATCTCAAAATCACCATCATTCTGCAAATGGGGACAAAGCCGATTCTGATAGCGTCATGATTGATGTGTTTCGCTGGTCTCGGTGTAAGAAGCCTTTACCCCAGAAAGTTATGCGCACCATTGGCATCCCTCTGCCTCCTGAACATGTAGAG GTACTGGAGGAGAACCTAGACTGGGAAGACGTACAATGGTCGCAAACTGGTGTTTGGATTGCTGGAAAGGAGTATACACTAGCACGGGTCCATTTCTTGTCAATGAATTAA
- the LOC110262659 gene encoding uncharacterized protein LOC110262659, whose translation MTYADEDGSSGSGDDAIMLDGHKRHAGVPSSSGASRKRGRKAAGGAIVDAMLEIAAASKMRASAIMKSEDRFSVSKCIKLLDETQGVDDRIYFLALDLFEDHPNAREVFISLKDEKRLPWLQGKCGVSSAQIV comes from the coding sequence ATGACTTATGCGGATGAGGATGGCTCTTCGGGCTCTGGAGACGATGCAATCATGTTGGATGGACACAAACGCCATGCTGGCGTGCCATCTAGTTCCGGTGCCAGCCGGAAGAGAGGAAGGAAAGCTGCTGGTGGTGCTATAGTGGATGCCATGCTGGAGATAGCTGCTGCTTCGAAGATGAGGGCAAGTGCAATTATGAAGAGTGAGGACAGATTCTCCGTAAGCAAGTGCATCAAATTGTTGGATGAGACGCAAGGTGTTGATGATCGGATATActttcttgctttggatttgtTTGAGGACCACCCCAATGCCCGTGAGGTTTTCATCTCTCTTAAGGATGAGAAAAGATTGCCATGGTTGCAGGGCAAATGTGGGGTTTCCTCTGCACAAATTGTTTGA
- the LOC107641466 gene encoding uncharacterized protein LOC107641466, which produces MEDIDLELDEMELVAAAAGYYYYSCLTKQPSRCLSPRRCEFVSEVLNGHDDYCREMLRMDKHVFHKLCDILRQRAMLRDTAVLQPPQLTTPPEVINSTRFFPYFKNKKGVLSQNVLAACTFDLQFIFIYPGWEGSVTDSRVLRAVLDNPDQNFPQIPEGKYYLVDSGYLNTGGFIAPFEGVRYQQYEFRGANQLPRNAKELFNHRHCFLRNAILRSFNVLKARFPILKLAPQYSFQIQRDMVIAGCVLHNFIRREERNEWLFDSVGAAPVDEPSDPDDLPDVQFLSSMQEQFAYSLRDSIAASMWDDFLNKWDEW; this is translated from the exons ATGGAAGACATCGATCTAGAATTGGATGAGATGGAACTAGTTGCGGCTGCTGCTGGCTACTATTACTATAGCTGTCTAACCAAGCAACCTTCTCGTTGTCTATCACCTAGGAGATGCGAATTTGTGTCAGAAGTGCTGAATGGTCATGATGACTACTGCCGGGAAATGTTGCGGATGGACAAGCATGTATTTCACAAGTTGTGTGACATTCTCCGTCAACGAGCCATGCTACGTGATACTGCAG TCTTGCAGCCTCCTCAGCTCACTACACCTCCAGAAGTTATCAACAGCACTAGGTTTTTCCCGTATTTCAAG AATAAGAAAGGTGTCCTATCTCAAAATGTACTGGCAGCCTGCACATTTGACCTGCAGTTTATATTCATTTATCCTGGTTGGGAAGGCTCTGTCACAGACTCGCGCGTGTTAAGGGCAGTCCTTGACAACCCAGATCAGAATTTCCCTCAAATACCTGAAG GAAAGTACTACCTTGTTGACTCGGGATACCTCAATACAGGAGGGTTTATTGCTCCTTTTGAAGGTGTTCGATACCAGCAATACGAGTTCAGAGGTGCGAATCAGCTACCCAGAAATGCAAAGGAGCTGTTCAACCATAGGCACTGTTTTCTGAGGAATGCTATCCTGAGATCATTCAATGTGTTGAAGGCTAGATTCCCTATCCTTAAACTTGCTCCTCAGTATTCCTTTCAGATTCAGCGGGACATGGTCATTGCTGGATGTGTTCTGCACAACTTCATCCGCCGCGAGGAAAGAAATGAGTGGTTATTTGATAGCGTTGGAGCAGCACCAGTGGATGAACCGTCAGACCCCGATGATCTACCTGATGTCCAGTTTCTCTCTTCAATGCAAGAACAGTTTGCGTACTCGTTAAGGGATTCAATTGCTGCATCTATGTGGGATGATTTCCTTAATAAATGGGACGAGTGGTGA